In a genomic window of Arachnia rubra:
- the uvrB gene encoding excinuclease ABC subunit UvrB has product MRPIDEVRRQVAPLHVAADFSPSGDQPAAIAELERRIRSGEQDVVLLGATGTGKTATVAWLAERLQRPILVMQPNKTLAAQFANELRQFFPDNAIEYFVSYYDYYQPEAYVPQTDTYIEKDSSLNEEVERLRHSATSSLLTRRDCVVVATVSAIYGLGTPQEYLDQRLTLRVGEEYERTALLRHLVDIQYNRNDLTSERGNFRVRGDVLEIFPMYEENAVRVEFFGDEIERISTLVPLTGEVLRDEDEIYVFPATHYSAGPERMERAIAGIEAELTTRLQELEAQGKLLEEQRLRMRTSYDIEMMRQIGTCSGIENYSRHIDGREAGSAPACLLDYFPEDFLLVVDESHVTIPQIGAMYEGDASRKRTLVEHGFRLPSALDNRPLKFDEFCERIGQTVYLSATPGPYELERSRGFVEQIIRPTGLVDPEIVLKPTKGQIDDLIGEIRTRAERNERVLVTTLTKKMAEDLTDYLMAAGIRTRYLHSDIDTLKRVELLRELRLGEYDVLVGINLLREGLDLPEVSLVAILDADKEGFLRSERSLIQTIGRAARNVAGQVHMYADTVTPSMEAAIGETNRRRSRQLAYNTEHGIDPQPLRKRIADITDMLNREDADTEVLLEGRRERGLKVRELPEQELAKLIDDLTAQMHQAAADLQFELAARHRDEIADLKKELRQMIEANR; this is encoded by the coding sequence ATGAGACCGATCGACGAGGTCCGTCGCCAGGTGGCGCCGCTTCACGTGGCGGCTGATTTTTCCCCCTCCGGGGACCAGCCAGCCGCCATCGCGGAATTGGAGCGCCGCATCCGCTCGGGCGAGCAGGATGTGGTGCTCCTCGGCGCGACCGGGACGGGGAAGACCGCGACAGTGGCCTGGCTGGCGGAGCGGCTGCAACGTCCCATCCTGGTGATGCAGCCGAACAAGACCCTGGCCGCGCAGTTCGCCAATGAGCTGCGTCAGTTCTTCCCTGACAATGCCATCGAGTATTTCGTCTCCTACTACGACTACTACCAGCCCGAGGCCTATGTCCCGCAGACGGACACCTATATCGAGAAGGACTCCTCGCTGAATGAGGAGGTGGAGCGGCTCAGGCACTCTGCGACGAGCTCGCTGTTGACGAGGCGCGACTGCGTCGTGGTCGCCACAGTGTCGGCTATCTACGGCCTGGGCACGCCGCAGGAATACCTTGATCAGCGCCTGACCCTGCGCGTCGGCGAGGAATACGAACGTACTGCTCTGCTACGGCATCTGGTGGACATCCAATACAACCGGAATGACCTCACCTCGGAGCGCGGTAATTTCCGGGTACGCGGCGACGTGCTGGAGATCTTCCCCATGTACGAGGAGAATGCCGTGCGCGTCGAGTTCTTCGGTGACGAGATCGAGCGCATCTCCACCCTCGTGCCGCTGACCGGCGAGGTGCTGCGTGATGAGGATGAGATCTACGTCTTCCCGGCCACCCATTACTCCGCGGGCCCCGAACGCATGGAACGCGCCATCGCCGGCATCGAGGCTGAGCTGACGACCCGCCTGCAGGAGCTGGAGGCCCAGGGCAAGCTTTTGGAGGAGCAGCGGCTCCGGATGCGCACCAGCTACGACATCGAGATGATGCGCCAGATCGGCACCTGCTCCGGGATTGAAAACTATTCCCGCCACATCGACGGCCGCGAGGCCGGATCAGCGCCTGCCTGCTTGCTGGACTATTTCCCCGAGGACTTCCTCCTCGTGGTGGACGAGTCCCACGTCACCATTCCGCAGATCGGGGCCATGTATGAGGGCGACGCCTCCCGGAAACGTACTCTCGTGGAACACGGCTTCCGCCTGCCGAGTGCCCTGGACAACCGGCCTTTGAAGTTCGACGAGTTCTGCGAGCGCATCGGGCAGACCGTTTATCTCTCAGCCACCCCCGGTCCCTACGAACTGGAGCGCAGCAGGGGCTTCGTGGAGCAGATCATCCGGCCCACCGGACTGGTGGATCCGGAGATCGTCCTCAAACCGACGAAGGGACAGATCGACGATCTGATCGGGGAGATCCGGACCCGTGCGGAACGCAATGAACGGGTCCTGGTGACCACCCTGACGAAGAAGATGGCCGAGGATCTCACCGACTACCTGATGGCAGCGGGCATCCGGACCCGGTATCTGCACTCCGACATCGACACCCTGAAGCGGGTCGAGCTGTTGCGGGAGCTCCGGCTCGGTGAATACGACGTCCTGGTGGGCATCAACCTGCTCCGGGAGGGCCTGGACCTGCCGGAGGTTTCCCTCGTGGCCATCCTCGATGCCGACAAGGAGGGTTTCCTCCGCTCGGAGCGTTCCCTCATCCAGACCATCGGCCGGGCGGCACGCAATGTCGCCGGGCAGGTGCACATGTACGCGGACACGGTCACGCCGTCGATGGAAGCCGCCATCGGGGAGACCAACCGGAGACGTTCGCGGCAGCTGGCCTACAACACCGAACACGGCATCGATCCTCAGCCGCTGCGGAAGAGGATCGCCGACATCACAGACATGCTGAACCGGGAGGACGCCGACACCGAGGTCCTGCTCGAGGGCCGCCGTGAGAGGGGCCTGAAGGTCAGGGAGCTTCCCGAGCAGGAACTGGCGAAGCTGATCGATGACCTCACCGCGCAGATGCACCAGGCTGCCGCCGACC
- the uvrA gene encoding excinuclease ABC subunit UvrA, translating into MTARPAQRGILVRGARVHNLKNVSLDLPRDSLIVFTGLSGSGKSSLAFDTIFAEGQRRYVESLSAYARQFLGQMDKPDCDFIEGLSPAVSIDQKSTSRNPRSTVGTITEVYDYLRLLFARIGIPHCPECGVAIGKQSPQQIVDRLMGMAEGTRFQVLAPIVRGRKGEFQETFRQLVADGYARVRVDGRLYSLTEPPSLDKKRKHDVDVVVDRVVVKASAKQRITESVEAALQLAHGVVGVEFVDLEADDPEREKRFSEKLGCPNEHDVAIDELEPRQFSFNGPWGACSECSGLGTMLEPDPELIIPDETLSLADGAMAPWNTPHLKGHFEHVLEALSAEYGFDMRTPWQDLAAKHRKVLLHGVPGAVVVSFRNRFGRTRSFSQKYEGILPFVRRRYAEAETDSARDRWGGYMREIDCHSCGGTRLRPETLGVTVAGKNIAEVADLSIGEAFEYLDALSLNEREVRIAERVVKEIRERLRFLLDVGLDYLTLSRAAGSLSGGEAQRIRLATQIGSGLVGVLYVLDEPSIGLHQRDNLRLIETLERLRDLGNTLIVVEHDEDTVRAADWVVDIGPGAGEYGGEVVVSGPVEDLLASEESMTGRYLSGQLAIDVPTLRRPGNGNAVTVVGASENNLRDVDVTFPLGRFIAVTGVSGSGKSSLVNSILYTAAAKQIYGAKAVPGKHRRLRGLEHLDKVIQVDQSPIGRTPRSNPATYTGVFDKIRGLFATTPEAKVRGYLPGRFSFNVKGGRCENCSGDGTIKIEMNFLPDVYVPCEVCHGARYNRETLEVHYKGKSISEVLEMSITEGVRFFESIPAIARHLRTLEEVGLGYVRLGQPATTLSGGEAQRVKLAAELQKRSTGRTLYVLDEPTTGLHFEDIRKLLAVLHRLVDAGNTVVVIEHNLDVIKAADWIIDMGPGGGSRGGEVVATGTPEEIARAEGSATGEFLAPLLAL; encoded by the coding sequence GTGACTGCTCGACCTGCCCAACGCGGAATCCTCGTACGCGGTGCCCGTGTTCACAACCTCAAGAACGTCTCCCTGGACCTGCCTAGGGACTCCCTGATCGTGTTCACTGGGCTGAGTGGATCGGGTAAGTCGTCGCTGGCCTTCGACACGATCTTCGCGGAGGGGCAGCGGCGCTACGTCGAGTCCCTGTCGGCCTATGCCAGGCAGTTCCTGGGGCAGATGGACAAACCGGACTGCGACTTCATCGAGGGGCTTTCGCCCGCGGTGTCCATCGACCAGAAATCTACCTCCCGGAATCCCCGCTCGACGGTCGGCACCATTACGGAGGTCTACGACTACCTGCGGCTGCTGTTCGCCCGCATCGGCATCCCGCACTGCCCGGAATGCGGGGTCGCCATCGGGAAGCAGAGCCCGCAGCAGATCGTCGACCGCCTGATGGGCATGGCCGAGGGCACACGCTTCCAGGTGCTCGCCCCCATCGTGCGTGGCCGCAAGGGTGAGTTCCAGGAGACCTTCCGGCAGCTCGTCGCCGACGGCTACGCCCGGGTGCGTGTCGACGGGAGGCTGTATTCGCTCACCGAGCCTCCGTCGCTCGACAAGAAACGTAAGCACGACGTGGACGTGGTGGTTGACAGGGTGGTCGTGAAGGCCTCCGCCAAACAGCGGATCACCGAGTCGGTGGAGGCCGCCCTGCAGCTGGCCCATGGCGTGGTTGGCGTGGAGTTCGTGGATCTTGAGGCGGATGATCCTGAGCGCGAGAAGCGTTTCTCGGAGAAACTCGGCTGCCCCAACGAGCATGATGTGGCCATCGATGAGCTGGAGCCCAGGCAGTTCTCGTTCAACGGGCCTTGGGGGGCCTGCTCTGAGTGTTCCGGGCTCGGCACCATGCTGGAGCCCGATCCTGAGCTCATCATCCCCGACGAGACCCTCAGCCTCGCTGACGGCGCCATGGCTCCCTGGAACACCCCCCATCTGAAGGGGCATTTCGAGCACGTCCTGGAGGCCCTGTCTGCTGAGTATGGCTTCGACATGCGCACCCCGTGGCAGGATTTGGCGGCCAAGCACCGGAAGGTGCTGCTGCACGGCGTCCCTGGGGCCGTGGTGGTGAGTTTCCGCAACCGGTTCGGGCGGACCAGGTCCTTCTCCCAGAAGTACGAGGGCATCCTGCCGTTCGTGCGCCGCCGCTACGCTGAGGCCGAGACCGACTCGGCGCGTGATCGCTGGGGCGGGTACATGCGGGAGATCGACTGCCATTCCTGTGGCGGTACCCGGCTGCGGCCCGAGACCCTGGGCGTCACCGTGGCGGGCAAGAACATCGCGGAGGTGGCTGACCTGTCCATCGGGGAGGCCTTCGAGTACCTGGATGCCCTGTCGCTGAACGAGCGGGAGGTGCGGATCGCGGAACGGGTGGTCAAGGAGATCCGGGAGCGGCTACGTTTCCTGCTGGACGTGGGGCTGGACTACCTGACGTTGTCCCGCGCCGCCGGGTCGCTGTCGGGTGGTGAGGCGCAGCGCATCCGCCTGGCGACGCAGATCGGCTCGGGACTGGTCGGGGTGCTTTATGTCCTGGACGAGCCCAGCATCGGCCTGCACCAGCGTGACAACCTGCGGCTGATCGAAACCCTTGAGCGGCTGCGTGACCTGGGGAACACGCTGATCGTCGTGGAGCACGACGAGGACACCGTCCGCGCTGCCGACTGGGTGGTGGACATCGGCCCGGGCGCCGGGGAATACGGCGGCGAGGTCGTGGTTTCGGGGCCCGTCGAAGATCTGCTGGCCAGTGAGGAGTCGATGACGGGGCGCTACCTGTCGGGGCAGCTCGCCATCGACGTGCCCACACTCAGGCGTCCCGGGAACGGCAACGCGGTCACTGTCGTCGGTGCCTCGGAGAACAACCTGCGGGACGTGGACGTCACATTCCCGCTGGGGCGGTTCATCGCGGTGACGGGGGTGTCCGGGTCCGGCAAGTCGTCGCTGGTCAACTCGATCCTCTACACTGCGGCGGCGAAACAGATCTACGGGGCGAAGGCCGTTCCCGGGAAGCACCGGAGGTTGAGGGGCCTGGAGCATCTGGACAAGGTGATCCAGGTGGACCAGTCGCCCATCGGACGTACCCCGCGATCCAATCCGGCCACCTACACCGGGGTTTTCGACAAGATCCGAGGACTATTTGCCACCACGCCGGAGGCGAAGGTTCGTGGCTATCTGCCCGGCCGGTTCTCCTTCAACGTCAAGGGCGGCCGCTGCGAGAACTGCTCTGGTGACGGCACCATCAAGATCGAGATGAACTTTCTTCCCGATGTCTACGTGCCCTGCGAGGTATGCCACGGGGCGCGCTACAACCGCGAAACCCTTGAGGTGCACTACAAGGGCAAGTCCATCTCCGAGGTGCTGGAGATGTCCATCACCGAGGGGGTGCGGTTCTTCGAATCAATCCCCGCGATAGCCCGGCATCTGAGGACCCTCGAGGAAGTCGGCCTCGGATACGTGCGTCTCGGACAACCCGCCACCACTCTCTCCGGTGGTGAGGCCCAGCGTGTGAAGCTCGCCGCGGAGCTGCAGAAACGCTCCACGGGCCGCACCCTCTATGTGCTTGACGAGCCCACCACGGGCCTGCACTTCGAGGACATCCGCAAGCTGCTGGCCGTGCTGCATCGTCTCGTGGATGCGGGAAACACCGTGGTGGTAATCGAGCACAACCTCGACGTCATCAAGGCTGCCGACTGGATCATCGACATGGGGCCGGGCGGCGGTTCCCGGGGTGGCGAGGTGGTGGCCACCGGCACACCCGAGGAGATCGCCCGGGCAGAGGGGTCGGCGACGGGTGAGTTCCTGGCTCCGCTGCTGGCGCTTTGA
- a CDS encoding LppU/SCO3897 family protein: protein MTQPPNQPYDPNQAYNPQSQQPYTPGQPYDPNQAQQPYNPGQPYDPNQPQQPYMAQGGFDQPKKKNNNAAAVIKVIVAAVFLGLGAWGLWSQFQSSQALQVGKCIVVSGTADKADHKEVDCSDKTQFSFEVAKTVDNSDACPSDMVSYEVTNRSGRSTKTQKVACLIRNLHQGVCYKVDTSNQTAPLAVTECGSADVKVTKRVDQANASCESDELPLSYDTPARTYCLAPPSDS from the coding sequence ATGACGCAACCTCCGAATCAGCCATACGATCCCAACCAGGCGTATAATCCGCAAAGCCAGCAGCCTTACACCCCCGGCCAGCCCTACGACCCCAACCAGGCACAACAGCCCTACAATCCCGGCCAGCCATACGATCCCAACCAGCCACAGCAGCCGTACATGGCGCAGGGAGGCTTCGACCAGCCGAAGAAGAAAAATAATAATGCAGCCGCGGTCATCAAGGTCATCGTGGCCGCCGTGTTCCTTGGACTGGGTGCCTGGGGTTTGTGGAGCCAGTTTCAATCTAGCCAGGCCCTCCAGGTAGGCAAATGCATCGTTGTCTCAGGCACGGCAGACAAAGCCGATCACAAAGAGGTGGATTGCTCAGACAAGACGCAGTTCTCCTTCGAGGTGGCCAAGACCGTAGACAACTCTGACGCCTGCCCCTCCGACATGGTGAGCTACGAGGTAACAAACAGGTCAGGTCGGAGCACCAAAACCCAGAAGGTGGCCTGTCTCATAAGGAATCTGCACCAAGGCGTGTGTTACAAAGTCGACACCAGCAACCAAACTGCACCTCTCGCTGTGACGGAGTGCGGATCGGCAGACGTCAAGGTGACAAAGCGTGTCGATCAGGCAAATGCGTCCTGCGAAAGCGATGAATTGCCTCTCTCCTACGACACGCCTGCCCGCACGTACTGCTTGGCTCCCCCAAGTGATTCCTGA
- a CDS encoding maleylpyruvate isomerase family mycothiol-dependent enzyme produces the protein MPSAPGKHFDSILQAVRDQTHALLGRTISYSPEAWAAPTRLQGWTRSHVAAHLIKGARSLAQVCRELLAGSSGSHYDSGLGRDCELLAITDGLHLQIELDTSAGELDPLLTQLAGREGHVQLRPGLKVAIRDLPLVRLRELVLHSFDLEPDASSLEVTDEVAAPLLAFEATYLARGTGSLDIETTREQVLHIDGPNPPRRLVGPAPALLTWLARGIELEELQSSPVEPGQG, from the coding sequence ATGCCGAGCGCCCCTGGCAAGCATTTCGACTCCATCCTGCAGGCAGTGCGGGACCAGACCCACGCACTCCTGGGACGTACCATCTCCTATTCCCCCGAGGCCTGGGCCGCTCCCACCCGGCTGCAGGGATGGACCCGAAGCCATGTTGCGGCGCACCTGATCAAAGGTGCCCGCAGCCTCGCACAGGTGTGCCGGGAACTGCTGGCAGGTTCGTCCGGCAGCCATTACGACTCGGGGCTGGGACGTGACTGCGAACTTCTCGCCATCACCGACGGCCTCCATCTCCAGATCGAACTCGACACGAGCGCAGGCGAACTGGATCCTCTCCTGACCCAGCTGGCTGGCCGGGAGGGTCATGTCCAGTTGCGCCCTGGCCTTAAGGTCGCAATCCGCGACCTTCCCCTCGTACGGCTACGCGAACTGGTGCTGCATAGCTTCGACCTGGAACCAGACGCCTCCAGCCTTGAGGTCACAGACGAGGTGGCCGCCCCCCTGCTGGCTTTCGAGGCCACCTACCTTGCCCGGGGAACCGGTTCCCTGGACATCGAGACCACCCGCGAGCAGGTGCTGCACATCGACGGCCCCAATCCCCCACGCCGCTTAGTGGGTCCCGCGCCAGCGCTGCTCACCTGGCTGGCCCGCGGCATCGAGCTGGAAGAACTGCAGTCCTCGCCCGTAGAGCCCGGACAGGGATAG